A portion of the Oreochromis niloticus isolate F11D_XX linkage group LG10, O_niloticus_UMD_NMBU, whole genome shotgun sequence genome contains these proteins:
- the LOC100694374 gene encoding early growth response protein 1: MAATRALLPEPLPGLLPPLSPLDGYPKLEELQMLLLAASGPEGAGQLSGEPGEYGDSLSDLPDLQSLLPLTPRLPSLAYSGRFSFEPSVSTCGNNLWAESLLSLLVGVAAPPPASSLPVSSPSVTSSSPSQPTISSVQVTCSSAEITSVFSAIPTYTSAGAEPLLPATDSQPAPLAFSPQQGPPPAYPAVAASRLGLQPSSLVPMLPDYLLPQQSDAELGVNVDQKPPPLTPLSTIKAFSSQIQTQPPGPAHNTQLTKSGRPRKSAAGRQCKTPPHERPYACPAEGCDRRFSRSDEVTRHVRVHTGQKPFQCRICMRSFSRSDHLTTHIRTHTGEKPFACAECGRKFARSDERKRHAKIHQRQRERKNNGSSASSTAAASTTPPRTPPPHTAPPPASPPPPPRCHTSATPRHAPTSTPPPAAPRWRAHWRSCPPPTAPTCVDL, translated from the exons ATGGCGGCCACCAGGGCTCTGCTGCCGGAGCCGCTACCCGGTCTGCTGCCGCCGCTGTCCCCATTGGACGGATACCCGAAGCTGGAGGAGCTGCAGATGCTGCTGCTGGCCGCCTCCGGGCCCGAGGGAGCCGGGCAGCTGAGCGGAGAGCCCGGAGAGTACGGAG ATTCCCTCTCAGACCTCCCGGACCTGCAGAGCCTCCTCCCGCTGACGCCCCGCCTCCCCTCACTGGCGTACAGCGGCCGCTTCTCCTTTGAGCCGTCTGTGTCAACCTGTGGCAACAATCTGTGGGCGGAGTCTCTCCTAAGCCTGTTGGTCGGTGTGGCGGCTCCGCCCCCTGCCTCCAGCCTTCCTGTCTCTTCACCgtcagtgacatcatcatcGCCATCCCAGCCGACCATCAGTTCCGTCCAGGTGACCTGCAGCTCCGCTGAAATCACCTCGGTCTTCTCGGCGATACCGACCTACACCTCAGCCGGCGCCGAGCCGCTCCTCCCCGCCACAGACTCTCAGCCAGCCCCTCTGGCCTTCTCGCCACAGCAGGGTCCGCCTCCCGCCTACCCCGCCGTTGCTGCGTCCCGCCTCGGCCTGCAGCCATCCTCGCTGGTCCCGATGTTGCCGGACTACCTTCTGCCGCAGCAGTCGGACGCCGAGCTGGGCGTGAACGTGGATCAGAAGCCGCCACCACTCACGCCGCTCTCCACCATCAAAGCCTTCTCCTCGCAGATCCAGACACAGCCTCCTGGCCCCGCCCACAACACGCAGCTCACCAAGTCCGGCAGGCCCAGGAAGTCCGCCGCTGGCCGCCAGTGCAAGACGCCGCCTCACGAGCGGCCGTACGCCTGCCCCGCCGAAGGCTGCGACCGCCGCTTCTCCCGCTCCGACGAGGTGACGCGCCACGTGCGTGTGCACACGGGTCAGAAGCCGTTCCAGTGCCGCATCTGCATGCGCAGCTTCAGCCGCAGCGACCACCTGACCACGCACATCCGCACACACACCGGCGAGAAGCCGTTCGCCTGCGCTGAGTGCGGACGCAAGTTCGCCCGCAGTGATGAGCGCAAGAGGCACGCCAAGATCCACCAGAGGCAACGCGAGCGCAAAAACAACGGCAGCTCTGCCTCCTCCACCGCCGCCGCTAGCACCACACCCCCACGTACTCCTCCCCCACACACAGCTCCTCCCCCTGcttcaccacctcctcctcctcgctgtCACACATCTGCAACTCCTCGCCATGCCCCCACCTCTACTCCCCCTCCTGCTGCTCCCCGATGGCGAGCCCACTGGCGGAGCTGCCCTCCCCCAACAGCTCCAACAtgtgttgacctttga
- the timd4 gene encoding T-cell immunoglobulin and mucin domain-containing protein 4 isoform X2, translating to MAAVSPPTPRTFIALLFLLSGGWFLSVSSFKVMEGGVASLSCQYSVQRFGLSRVCWGRGCGTFWCSNILVQTDENGAVTQVEDRYQLTGDIMDGQMDLDILNVRRTDSGPYCCRVDINGLFNDQKMIMNLRVVKAPVSVLVPSSPPPTTTATTVSTTTELKTERVTESPTSTANWKTLLSSQLDLLRRNSTLLHADTLTVEDALPSLSLQINVPILSLSVSVLMVLAAVFLFLAFRRGIYRRALKPGCFSSEEPPHIIYEIRMRRPVQENIYTLD from the exons atGGCTGCTGTCTCTCCTCCAACGCCCCGAACCTTCATcgccctcctcttcctcctgtcaG GTGGATGGTTTTTGTCAGTTTCCTCTTTTAAAGTAATGgaagggggcgtggcctctcTGTCCTGTCAGTACTCCGTGCAGCGTTTCGGGCTCAGCCGGGTCTGCTGGGGTCGCGGCTGCGGGACCTTCTGGTGCAGCAACATCCTGGTGCAGACCGACGAGAACGGCGCCGTCACACAG GTGGAGGACCGCTACCAGCTGACGGGGGACATCATGGACGGGCAGATGGACCTGGACATCCTGAATGTGAGGCGGACGGACAGCGGGCCGTACTGCTGCAGGGTGGACATCAACGGGCTCTTCAACGACCAGAAGATGATCATGAACCTGAGAGTGGTCAAAG CTCCAGTCTCAGTGCTCGTCCCCAGCTCTCCTCCAcccacaacaacagcaacaacagtgAGCACAACGACGGAGCTCAAGACTGAACGAGTGACGGAGTCACCGACCTCCACAG CCAACTGGAAAACTCTGCTGTCGTCTCAGCTGGACCTTCTGAGGAGAAACTCCACCCTGCTGCACGCTGACACCCTCACT GTGGAGGACGCTCtgccctctctctcccttcagATCAACGTTcccatcctctctctctctgtcagcgTGTTGATGGTCCTCGCCGCAGTGTTCCTCTTCCTGGCCTTCAGAC GTGGAATCTACAGACGAGCCTTAAAGCCCGGCTG CTTCTCCTCTGAAGAACCTCCTCACATCATCTACGAGATCCGCATGAGGAGGCCGGTGCAGGAGAACATCTACACTCTGGACTAA
- the timd4 gene encoding T-cell immunoglobulin and mucin domain-containing protein 4 isoform X1, with protein sequence MAAVSPPTPRTFIALLFLLSGGWFLSVSSFKVMEGGVASLSCQYSVQRFGLSRVCWGRGCGTFWCSNILVQTDENGAVTQVEDRYQLTGDIMDGQMDLDILNVRRTDSGPYCCRVDINGLFNDQKMIMNLRVVKAPVSVLVPSSPPPTTTATTVSTTTELKTERVTESPTSTGVTTANWKTLLSSQLDLLRRNSTLLHADTLTVEDALPSLSLQINVPILSLSVSVLMVLAAVFLFLAFRRGIYRRALKPGCFSSEEPPHIIYEIRMRRPVQENIYTLD encoded by the exons atGGCTGCTGTCTCTCCTCCAACGCCCCGAACCTTCATcgccctcctcttcctcctgtcaG GTGGATGGTTTTTGTCAGTTTCCTCTTTTAAAGTAATGgaagggggcgtggcctctcTGTCCTGTCAGTACTCCGTGCAGCGTTTCGGGCTCAGCCGGGTCTGCTGGGGTCGCGGCTGCGGGACCTTCTGGTGCAGCAACATCCTGGTGCAGACCGACGAGAACGGCGCCGTCACACAG GTGGAGGACCGCTACCAGCTGACGGGGGACATCATGGACGGGCAGATGGACCTGGACATCCTGAATGTGAGGCGGACGGACAGCGGGCCGTACTGCTGCAGGGTGGACATCAACGGGCTCTTCAACGACCAGAAGATGATCATGAACCTGAGAGTGGTCAAAG CTCCAGTCTCAGTGCTCGTCCCCAGCTCTCCTCCAcccacaacaacagcaacaacagtgAGCACAACGACGGAGCTCAAGACTGAACGAGTGACGGAGTCACCGACCTCCACAGGTGTGACGACAG CCAACTGGAAAACTCTGCTGTCGTCTCAGCTGGACCTTCTGAGGAGAAACTCCACCCTGCTGCACGCTGACACCCTCACT GTGGAGGACGCTCtgccctctctctcccttcagATCAACGTTcccatcctctctctctctgtcagcgTGTTGATGGTCCTCGCCGCAGTGTTCCTCTTCCTGGCCTTCAGAC GTGGAATCTACAGACGAGCCTTAAAGCCCGGCTG CTTCTCCTCTGAAGAACCTCCTCACATCATCTACGAGATCCGCATGAGGAGGCCGGTGCAGGAGAACATCTACACTCTGGACTAA
- the timd4 gene encoding T-cell immunoglobulin and mucin domain-containing protein 4 isoform X3 yields MEGGVASLSCQYSVQRFGLSRVCWGRGCGTFWCSNILVQTDENGAVTQVEDRYQLTGDIMDGQMDLDILNVRRTDSGPYCCRVDINGLFNDQKMIMNLRVVKAPVSVLVPSSPPPTTTATTVSTTTELKTERVTESPTSTGVTTANWKTLLSSQLDLLRRNSTLLHADTLTVEDALPSLSLQINVPILSLSVSVLMVLAAVFLFLAFRRGIYRRALKPGCFSSEEPPHIIYEIRMRRPVQENIYTLD; encoded by the exons ATGgaagggggcgtggcctctcTGTCCTGTCAGTACTCCGTGCAGCGTTTCGGGCTCAGCCGGGTCTGCTGGGGTCGCGGCTGCGGGACCTTCTGGTGCAGCAACATCCTGGTGCAGACCGACGAGAACGGCGCCGTCACACAG GTGGAGGACCGCTACCAGCTGACGGGGGACATCATGGACGGGCAGATGGACCTGGACATCCTGAATGTGAGGCGGACGGACAGCGGGCCGTACTGCTGCAGGGTGGACATCAACGGGCTCTTCAACGACCAGAAGATGATCATGAACCTGAGAGTGGTCAAAG CTCCAGTCTCAGTGCTCGTCCCCAGCTCTCCTCCAcccacaacaacagcaacaacagtgAGCACAACGACGGAGCTCAAGACTGAACGAGTGACGGAGTCACCGACCTCCACAGGTGTGACGACAG CCAACTGGAAAACTCTGCTGTCGTCTCAGCTGGACCTTCTGAGGAGAAACTCCACCCTGCTGCACGCTGACACCCTCACT GTGGAGGACGCTCtgccctctctctcccttcagATCAACGTTcccatcctctctctctctgtcagcgTGTTGATGGTCCTCGCCGCAGTGTTCCTCTTCCTGGCCTTCAGAC GTGGAATCTACAGACGAGCCTTAAAGCCCGGCTG CTTCTCCTCTGAAGAACCTCCTCACATCATCTACGAGATCCGCATGAGGAGGCCGGTGCAGGAGAACATCTACACTCTGGACTAA